A portion of the Mesobacillus sp. AQ2 genome contains these proteins:
- a CDS encoding VWA domain-containing protein: MKRHSLFFLLIISLFLTACNNDEPDEEVVAETPPKEEVKKEPAKQDLPGKLKDISLEVSEENLKELKPGTMVDDLTYEKDIEDIGFNTPELEPELKNKLPDELDQLAQGTDDLETIKKALISLLASPHYKQVIEKADAYEPYFEEPYLPDPEKTEGPEETKAAEKAIILLDASSSMLQQSGGRVKMDIAKDAVKSFAKTIGQSAEVSLVVYGHQGSDSDSDKEVSCSGIEEVFPMGKYSKENFNGAVDSFESKGWTPLAGTIEKAAEMTAGDEGNITIYIVSDGAETCDGDPVQASKELVVNNANHSVNIIGFDVDSKAEDQLKAVAEAGNGKYFKAEDPEELKNTIQYEWLPSTLDLAFAFTMAPDGWDMVEEYKVAEKYPLELWTIGRKEAHRIIDAAAIMAENDWITDEQYSELRDWGFERSEAMKELHYSMSKANREKADAKSKEIRQRVDEWVAKMKELKKERGDTW, from the coding sequence TTGAAACGACATTCGCTCTTTTTTTTACTAATCATTTCGCTTTTTCTTACAGCGTGCAATAATGATGAACCTGATGAAGAGGTTGTAGCAGAAACTCCTCCGAAAGAGGAGGTTAAAAAGGAACCTGCAAAGCAGGACCTGCCAGGAAAGTTGAAGGATATCAGTCTGGAAGTTTCAGAGGAAAACCTGAAGGAATTAAAGCCTGGTACAATGGTGGATGACCTTACATATGAAAAGGATATCGAGGATATCGGTTTCAACACTCCAGAGCTGGAGCCTGAACTTAAAAACAAGCTTCCTGATGAGCTCGATCAATTAGCTCAGGGAACAGATGACCTGGAAACCATAAAAAAAGCCCTTATTTCCTTACTTGCGAGTCCACATTATAAGCAGGTAATTGAAAAAGCTGATGCATATGAGCCTTATTTTGAAGAGCCTTATTTACCAGATCCTGAGAAGACGGAGGGCCCAGAAGAAACTAAAGCTGCAGAGAAAGCCATTATCCTTCTTGATGCAAGCTCTAGCATGCTGCAGCAGTCAGGAGGCAGAGTGAAGATGGATATCGCCAAGGATGCTGTTAAAAGCTTTGCCAAAACCATCGGCCAGTCTGCAGAAGTCTCCCTTGTTGTCTATGGGCACCAGGGATCGGATTCTGATTCTGATAAAGAAGTATCCTGTTCTGGAATCGAAGAGGTTTTTCCAATGGGGAAATACTCGAAGGAAAACTTCAATGGAGCCGTCGACTCATTTGAAAGCAAAGGCTGGACTCCGCTCGCAGGAACCATTGAAAAAGCTGCCGAGATGACAGCTGGCGATGAAGGAAATATAACCATCTATATCGTCAGCGATGGTGCGGAAACATGCGATGGAGACCCAGTTCAGGCAAGTAAGGAACTTGTGGTGAATAACGCAAATCATTCAGTTAACATCATTGGATTCGATGTAGACAGCAAAGCTGAAGACCAACTCAAAGCTGTTGCTGAAGCCGGAAACGGTAAATATTTCAAAGCAGAAGATCCTGAAGAATTAAAAAACACAATCCAGTACGAATGGCTGCCTTCCACGCTCGACCTCGCCTTCGCCTTTACGATGGCGCCTGACGGCTGGGATATGGTCGAGGAATACAAAGTTGCAGAAAAATATCCGCTAGAATTATGGACCATTGGAAGAAAAGAAGCCCACCGAATCATCGATGCAGCAGCCATCATGGCCGAAAATGACTGGATCACCGATGAACAGTATTCTGAACTCCGGGATTGGGGATTTGAACGAAGCGAAGCCATGAAGGAACTTCATTACTCCATGTCCAAAGCCAATCGAGAAAAAGCAGATGCAAAAAGCAAAGAAATCAGGCAAAGAGTCGACGAATGGGTGGCAAAAATGAAAGAACTCAAGAAAGAGCGCGGCGATACCTGGTAA
- a CDS encoding pentapeptide repeat-containing protein yields the protein MTSQLIKNNLRADCESCFGLCCVALPYAKSADFPVDKESGSPCRNLQADFRCGIHEKLRDKGYKGCTVYECFGAGQKVSQVTYKGLDWRKQPEKATEMYDVFPIMQQLHEMLCYLNEAKALKEAKSLRIKLKDIYDKIEQITNLDAVEILALEIPVYRAVVNELLLRTSELVRSKVKNGKKIKRKNLVGAKLKRSDLKGSDFRGALLIAADLQEADLRLCDFIGADMRDVDLSGANLEGSFFLTQAQINSANGNDRTRLPSSLKRPNHWR from the coding sequence ATGACTAGCCAATTGATTAAAAATAATCTTAGAGCTGATTGTGAAAGCTGCTTTGGGTTATGCTGTGTGGCTCTGCCATATGCGAAATCCGCGGATTTTCCTGTTGATAAAGAAAGCGGGTCTCCTTGCAGGAATTTGCAGGCGGATTTCCGCTGTGGAATTCATGAAAAACTTAGGGATAAAGGTTACAAAGGATGTACCGTATACGAATGCTTTGGGGCTGGCCAGAAAGTTTCCCAGGTAACCTATAAAGGACTTGATTGGCGAAAACAGCCAGAGAAAGCGACGGAAATGTATGATGTTTTTCCAATCATGCAGCAGCTACATGAAATGCTTTGTTACCTGAATGAAGCAAAGGCATTGAAAGAGGCAAAATCACTTCGAATTAAGCTTAAGGATATTTATGACAAAATAGAGCAGATCACGAACTTGGATGCAGTTGAAATCCTCGCTTTGGAAATCCCCGTTTATCGAGCGGTTGTCAACGAACTGCTGTTACGTACAAGTGAATTGGTCCGAAGTAAAGTGAAAAACGGCAAAAAAATAAAACGCAAGAATCTGGTGGGAGCAAAGCTGAAGCGATCTGACCTCAAAGGCTCTGATTTTCGAGGGGCTTTGCTGATTGCTGCCGATCTCCAAGAAGCGGACCTAAGGTTGTGTGATTTTATCGGTGCAGACATGAGGGATGTAGATTTAAGTGGGGCCAATCTGGAAGGCAGTTTTTTCCTTACTCAGGCACAAATTAACTCGGCAAATGGAAATGATCGGACCAGGCTGCCTTCGTCTTTAAAAAGACCAAATCATTGGAGGTAA
- a CDS encoding LLM class flavin-dependent oxidoreductase, producing the protein MKYGFWLPIFGGWLRNVENEQMPATFDYAKKVIQSAEKWGYSTTLIAELYLNDIKGPEHDSLEAWTTAAALASVTEKIEIMSAVRPGFHNPAVTAKMAANIDQISNGRFTLNVVSAWWEEEARQYGDIFTEHDERYDRTHEFIDVLKGLWSEQNFSYEGKYYQLKDTKLFPKPVQRPNPILYAGGESLKGKQTIVENCDAYVMHGGTVEEIEQKIAEMKNLRAATSNPELSEFGMAAYVICRDTEAEAFAELERITSVKESSAYAGFKDFTSKSQLEQQIQLQDYSVSNRGLRPNLVGTPDQIAERILQYEEAGLGLLLLQFSPQLEEMERFAKQVMPLVEVKRKQLTV; encoded by the coding sequence ATGAAGTATGGATTTTGGCTGCCGATTTTTGGCGGATGGTTAAGAAATGTTGAGAATGAACAAATGCCAGCAACTTTTGATTATGCAAAGAAAGTGATCCAGTCAGCAGAAAAATGGGGATATTCCACTACATTAATTGCCGAACTTTATTTGAATGATATAAAAGGTCCTGAGCATGACTCACTTGAAGCGTGGACAACCGCTGCTGCTCTGGCATCAGTAACCGAAAAAATCGAAATCATGTCGGCGGTGAGGCCGGGATTCCATAACCCGGCAGTTACGGCAAAAATGGCAGCGAACATTGACCAGATCAGCAATGGCCGCTTTACTCTGAATGTCGTTTCAGCGTGGTGGGAGGAAGAAGCACGCCAGTACGGCGATATTTTTACCGAGCATGATGAGCGGTATGACCGGACGCACGAATTCATTGATGTACTGAAAGGGCTTTGGAGTGAACAGAACTTTTCATATGAAGGCAAGTACTATCAACTAAAGGATACGAAGCTGTTTCCTAAACCAGTTCAGCGTCCAAATCCGATCTTATATGCCGGCGGAGAAAGTCTGAAGGGAAAGCAAACCATTGTCGAGAACTGCGATGCATATGTCATGCATGGCGGAACGGTTGAAGAGATTGAACAGAAAATTGCAGAGATGAAAAATCTAAGGGCCGCTACATCAAATCCTGAACTGTCAGAGTTCGGCATGGCCGCTTACGTTATTTGCCGGGACACCGAGGCTGAAGCATTCGCGGAGTTGGAACGAATTACTTCTGTAAAAGAATCCAGTGCCTATGCCGGGTTCAAGGACTTCACCAGCAAATCACAGCTGGAGCAGCAAATCCAGCTTCAGGATTATTCGGTGTCAAACCGAGGATTGCGCCCTAATTTGGTAGGTACACCTGACCAAATTGCCGAGCGGATTTTACAGTATGAAGAAGCAGGTTTGGGATTGCTCCTGCTGCAATTCTCGCCACAACTGGAAGAGATGGAGAGATTCGCGAAACAGGTCATGCCGCTTGTGGAGGTAAAAAGAAAGCAGCTGACAGTTTGA
- a CDS encoding YqcI/YcgG family protein, whose product MNGLYAHGSSSQDQLLAWEKEALEKFFAKMGDKEKPFPCIPATIGFSMNQLKYGFVGSPRRDTTIKEIASLLSSYTEQSRGFGDYTSLIIFFETPEEMKEVPVEEFEQLFWEHLSGLNGLDKFDWPEDLPQDPHNPIWEFCFNGEKYFMYCATPAHKNRKSRHFDVLMLAITPRWVLQEFNKSKSYAKRIKAQVRKRLAKYDSISIHPDLNTYGAEDNFEWRQYFLRDDDTSLSKCPYHQVLKFLGKHK is encoded by the coding sequence ATGAACGGCTTGTATGCACATGGTTCCTCCTCCCAGGATCAGTTGCTAGCATGGGAGAAAGAAGCACTGGAAAAATTCTTCGCTAAAATGGGGGATAAGGAAAAACCTTTTCCCTGCATACCGGCAACGATTGGATTTTCAATGAATCAGTTGAAATACGGATTTGTTGGCAGTCCAAGGAGGGACACTACAATAAAAGAAATTGCTAGTTTGTTATCTAGCTATACAGAGCAATCGAGAGGATTTGGCGATTATACTTCTTTGATTATTTTCTTTGAAACGCCAGAAGAAATGAAGGAAGTTCCTGTCGAAGAATTTGAACAACTATTCTGGGAGCATCTTTCTGGTTTAAATGGGTTGGATAAATTCGACTGGCCAGAGGATCTACCCCAAGATCCCCATAATCCAATCTGGGAATTTTGCTTCAATGGCGAAAAATACTTTATGTATTGTGCTACCCCTGCACACAAAAACCGGAAAAGCAGACATTTTGACGTATTGATGCTCGCGATTACCCCGAGATGGGTACTCCAGGAATTCAATAAATCAAAAAGCTATGCAAAAAGGATCAAGGCCCAGGTGAGAAAACGGCTGGCGAAATATGACAGCATTTCTATTCACCCTGACCTTAACACTTACGGAGCAGAAGATAATTTCGAATGGCGGCAATACTTCCTGAGGGATGATGATACTTCTTTATCCAAATGTCCTTATCATCAAGTCCTGAAGTTTCTTGGCAAACATAAATGA
- a CDS encoding sigma-70 family RNA polymerase sigma factor, whose protein sequence is MSIDKLRNVNTEEESGIMGHYQSLQRYCRFLTQSSWDGDDLLQEVTMKAIRHYEPSQVSRALLKKMAYHQWVDTIRKHSREVTGIPENLGSSTQGNVIDTVETLLSKLTPKQAVILVLKEAFRFQSHEIAELMGSTEKAVKAALHRARKRLDKDSRLRELGQDLSVDEENLLSDLLCESLQSEDPTVLLENIQEIPALAASVPEMSLHSCSRSPLSTFKMAA, encoded by the coding sequence ATGTCGATCGACAAGCTCAGGAATGTAAATACTGAAGAGGAATCGGGGATCATGGGCCATTATCAAAGCCTGCAGCGATATTGCCGGTTTTTAACCCAGAGCAGCTGGGATGGTGATGATCTTTTGCAGGAAGTGACGATGAAGGCAATCCGCCATTATGAGCCATCCCAGGTCAGCAGAGCCTTACTAAAAAAAATGGCTTATCACCAGTGGGTGGATACAATCAGGAAGCACAGCCGTGAAGTGACGGGGATACCGGAAAATCTGGGATCGAGCACTCAAGGGAATGTGATCGATACTGTTGAGACGCTTTTGTCCAAATTGACGCCGAAGCAGGCGGTGATTTTGGTGTTAAAGGAAGCATTTCGATTTCAGTCACATGAAATTGCCGAGCTGATGGGATCAACGGAAAAGGCCGTAAAAGCTGCGCTTCATCGGGCGAGGAAGAGGCTTGATAAGGATAGCAGACTGAGAGAGCTGGGCCAGGATTTGAGCGTTGATGAAGAAAACCTGCTGTCAGACTTACTTTGCGAATCGCTGCAATCCGAGGACCCAACCGTTCTGTTGGAAAACATCCAGGAGATTCCGGCGCTTGCTGCATCCGTTCCGGAAATGTCATTGCATTCATGTTCTCGTTCACCCCTCTCTACTTTCAAAATGGCTGCATAG
- a CDS encoding YjiH family protein produces MIKFFLFSAIGIFMFFVPIAVGGKSSIPLDHLVTWINTTFSAAVPYYAFIVILFGAIYPFYRKTWNKNSTTMIFSFLKVIGVIVALMMLTDVGPAWLFEPGMGPFLYEKLVIPVGVLVPIGSVFLALLVGYGLLEFFGVLLQPIMRPVWKTPGRAAIDAVASFVGSYSIGLLITNRVFKEGKYTIKEATIIATGFSTVSATFMIVVAKTLGLMEVWNTYFWTTLFVTFIVTAITVRLRPLRTMSDEYYEGKGVPEEPVTENRLKTAWGEAMLAANKAPSLGKNILDNLRDGMIMTMGILPSILSVGLLGLVLAEFTPVFDLIGYIFYPFTLILQIPEPMLAAKASAIEIAEMFLPAMLVTEAPMVTKFVIGVVSVSAIVFFSALIPSIMSTEIPISLRKLVVIWIQRTILTLIIVAPIAHLLF; encoded by the coding sequence ATGATTAAGTTTTTTCTGTTTAGTGCGATTGGCATATTCATGTTTTTTGTTCCAATTGCTGTGGGCGGGAAATCGTCAATCCCGCTTGACCACTTAGTGACCTGGATTAATACCACTTTTTCTGCAGCAGTTCCGTATTACGCATTTATTGTAATTTTATTTGGTGCCATCTATCCTTTTTACAGAAAAACTTGGAATAAGAATTCGACGACTATGATTTTTTCGTTTCTGAAAGTAATTGGAGTTATAGTAGCATTAATGATGTTGACAGATGTTGGGCCAGCATGGCTATTTGAACCTGGGATGGGACCTTTCCTATATGAAAAGCTGGTTATTCCGGTTGGAGTCCTGGTTCCGATTGGTTCCGTTTTTTTGGCATTGCTTGTCGGCTATGGCCTGCTTGAATTTTTTGGTGTCCTTCTGCAGCCAATCATGCGGCCAGTCTGGAAGACTCCTGGAAGAGCTGCGATTGATGCAGTTGCATCCTTTGTTGGAAGCTATTCAATCGGACTGCTCATTACTAACCGGGTGTTCAAGGAAGGCAAGTATACGATCAAAGAAGCAACCATTATTGCGACCGGCTTTTCTACCGTATCTGCCACGTTCATGATTGTAGTCGCAAAAACGCTGGGATTAATGGAAGTATGGAATACGTATTTCTGGACGACACTTTTCGTTACATTTATTGTAACCGCCATCACAGTCAGGTTGCGTCCATTAAGGACGATGAGTGACGAATACTATGAGGGAAAAGGTGTTCCAGAGGAACCAGTGACGGAGAACCGTCTCAAAACAGCATGGGGAGAAGCTATGCTCGCAGCGAACAAAGCACCCTCCCTGGGGAAAAATATACTGGATAACTTGCGCGATGGAATGATCATGACAATGGGGATTTTGCCGTCCATTCTATCTGTAGGTCTGTTGGGTCTTGTTTTAGCAGAGTTTACTCCTGTATTCGATTTGATTGGCTATATTTTCTACCCATTCACATTGATACTCCAGATTCCTGAACCCATGCTGGCAGCCAAGGCATCTGCTATTGAAATCGCCGAAATGTTCCTGCCTGCCATGCTTGTAACAGAGGCGCCAATGGTAACAAAGTTTGTCATCGGCGTAGTTTCAGTTTCAGCCATAGTCTTTTTCTCAGCACTGATTCCAAGCATAATGTCTACAGAAATTCCAATCAGCCTGAGAAAATTGGTGGTCATTTGGATTCAGAGAACAATCCTTACACTTATCATTGTAGCGCCGATCGCACACCTTTTATTCTAA
- a CDS encoding DUF5381 family protein, which translates to MEEHNIKVTENKVEVVYTAPGAGCMITSALFGTLLSAFVLFVVAPDSGIVRGFLVGIIGIVGLIFSGSILLKLISVILSGRTIFTIESGILKGRRNSIPINEIDDIKWSGSSLKYLAIKTINNQTIKLSTYNLISEEKVNQVIEEFIMPYAAPELKVNWEKRMNNN; encoded by the coding sequence ATGGAAGAACATAATATAAAAGTAACAGAAAATAAGGTGGAAGTCGTTTATACAGCTCCTGGAGCCGGCTGTATGATTACCTCTGCACTATTTGGGACATTATTATCAGCATTTGTTCTTTTCGTAGTCGCTCCTGATTCAGGAATCGTAAGGGGCTTTTTAGTCGGCATCATCGGAATTGTCGGGTTAATCTTTTCTGGCTCTATTTTGTTAAAACTCATTAGTGTGATTCTATCTGGGAGGACTATATTCACTATTGAATCGGGAATCTTAAAAGGAAGAAGAAATAGTATTCCAATCAATGAAATCGATGATATTAAATGGAGCGGGAGTTCATTGAAATACCTTGCTATAAAGACAATAAACAATCAAACAATAAAGTTATCGACCTACAACCTTATATCGGAAGAAAAAGTGAATCAAGTGATTGAGGAATTTATTATGCCTTATGCGGCACCTGAATTAAAGGTGAACTGGGAAAAGCGAATGAACAATAATTGA
- a CDS encoding LL-diaminopimelate aminotransferase: protein MNIYGSEKIRKMTSSIFQEVVDRKQMALLNGKDVIDLSIGSPDFQPPAFVMETLAKYSMDPGKYGYTLKGIAEFNEAVKYFYSQRYSVELDEKTEVLQLMGSQDGLAHLATAIVDPGDYVLVPDPGYPIYEASVTIAGGEIYPMPLLEENKFLPQLNEIPEEVLQKTKMMILSYPGNPVTALADRVFFEEVVEFAGVHNILVVHDFAYSELIYDGNPQISFLSVPGAKEVGIEFNSLSKTFNMAGCRIGYVAGNSQVINLLASFKSHIDYGVFYPIQKAAIAALTSDYSFLGDQLKLYEARRDALVSGFRNSGWQVANSPATMFVWAKIPDGWKSREFAFKLIEEEGIVVVPGDAFGQQGEGYVRIAMVQPPERLEEAAQRVNKFLLGFPVGS, encoded by the coding sequence ATGAATATTTACGGATCAGAAAAGATCAGAAAAATGACTTCGAGCATTTTTCAGGAAGTAGTAGACAGGAAGCAGATGGCATTGTTGAATGGCAAGGATGTCATTGACTTAAGCATTGGCAGCCCGGATTTCCAGCCGCCGGCATTTGTGATGGAAACACTGGCGAAATATTCAATGGATCCCGGTAAATATGGATACACATTAAAGGGCATCGCCGAGTTTAATGAAGCAGTAAAATATTTTTACAGCCAGCGGTATTCTGTCGAGCTTGATGAAAAAACAGAAGTATTGCAGTTGATGGGTTCACAGGATGGACTTGCGCATTTGGCGACTGCCATAGTTGACCCGGGTGATTATGTACTGGTCCCAGATCCAGGGTATCCAATCTACGAAGCTAGCGTTACGATTGCTGGAGGGGAAATTTATCCTATGCCGCTGTTGGAGGAAAATAAATTTCTTCCTCAGTTAAATGAGATTCCAGAGGAAGTATTACAGAAAACAAAAATGATGATATTGAGCTATCCGGGAAATCCTGTCACTGCACTTGCTGACAGAGTCTTCTTTGAAGAGGTAGTTGAATTTGCAGGGGTACATAATATTCTAGTTGTCCATGATTTTGCATATTCTGAATTGATTTATGACGGAAATCCTCAGATTAGTTTCCTTTCGGTACCAGGGGCTAAGGAAGTTGGCATTGAGTTCAATTCGCTTTCAAAGACCTTCAATATGGCTGGCTGCCGTATTGGATACGTCGCAGGCAATTCGCAGGTCATCAATCTTCTGGCATCCTTCAAGTCACATATTGATTATGGAGTATTCTATCCTATCCAAAAGGCAGCAATCGCTGCTTTGACTTCTGACTATTCGTTTCTTGGCGATCAGCTAAAACTGTATGAGGCACGACGGGATGCTTTAGTATCCGGTTTCAGGAACAGCGGATGGCAGGTAGCCAATTCTCCGGCAACGATGTTTGTCTGGGCTAAAATCCCTGATGGATGGAAGTCTCGCGAGTTTGCCTTCAAGTTGATTGAAGAGGAAGGGATTGTTGTGGTTCCGGGTGACGCCTTTGGGCAGCAGGGAGAAGGCTATGTCAGAATAGCTATGGTACAGCCTCCAGAAAGACTGGAAGAAGCTGCACAGCGTGTGAATAAGTTTTTGCTGGGGTTTCCGGTAGGAAGTTAA
- the clpP gene encoding ATP-dependent Clp endopeptidase proteolytic subunit ClpP, whose product MSTIPYVIEQSNRGERSYDIYSRLLKDRIIMIGDEINDHVANSVIAQLLFLEADNPDKDISIYINSPGGSTTAGFAIFDTMEYIKPDISTICIGMAASFGAMLLLAGTKGKRFALPNSEIMIHQPLGGARGQATEIEISAKRILKLRDHLNKLISERTGQPMEKIEKDTDRDYFMSAQEALEYGIIDKIITRT is encoded by the coding sequence GTGAGTACAATTCCTTATGTCATAGAGCAATCTAACCGTGGCGAGCGTTCATACGATATTTATTCCCGATTGTTGAAAGACCGTATCATCATGATTGGTGATGAGATCAACGATCATGTGGCCAACAGTGTCATTGCACAGCTGCTATTTCTTGAAGCAGATAATCCCGATAAGGATATTTCCATCTACATCAACAGTCCTGGTGGCTCTACAACTGCAGGGTTCGCGATTTTTGATACGATGGAGTATATCAAGCCAGATATCAGCACCATCTGTATCGGAATGGCAGCATCGTTTGGCGCAATGCTTTTGCTTGCCGGCACAAAAGGAAAAAGATTTGCACTGCCTAATAGCGAAATCATGATTCATCAGCCGCTAGGCGGGGCAAGAGGCCAGGCAACGGAGATTGAAATTTCCGCTAAAAGAATCCTCAAACTTCGTGACCATTTGAATAAACTCATATCTGAACGCACTGGTCAGCCAATGGAAAAAATCGAAAAGGACACTGACCGCGACTATTTCATGAGTGCACAGGAAGCCTTGGAGTACGGGATTATTGATAAGATTATAACACGGACATAG
- a CDS encoding isochorismatase family protein, translating into MNLLELPALLILDVQKGFDDPYWGKRNNQEAEGNIARLLTEWRNKNGHIIYTKHLSLDPASPLHHRNSLGTEFKEITKPGDGEVIFSKNVNSGFIGTELESYLKKNQIKSVVITGLSTQHCVSTTTRMSGNLGFNTLLVSDAIAAFEITDNKGVKHTADSIQELELAMLQKEFATIVPTDDLLKQLSQQ; encoded by the coding sequence ATGAATTTGCTTGAATTGCCTGCATTGTTGATTTTGGATGTGCAGAAGGGCTTTGACGATCCTTATTGGGGAAAGCGGAACAACCAGGAAGCAGAGGGGAATATCGCAAGGCTATTAACTGAGTGGCGGAATAAAAATGGCCATATCATCTATACGAAGCATCTGTCACTAGACCCGGCGTCTCCTTTGCATCACCGAAACTCATTAGGTACGGAATTTAAAGAAATCACCAAGCCAGGGGACGGGGAGGTCATTTTTTCGAAAAATGTGAACAGCGGTTTTATCGGAACGGAGCTTGAGTCCTATCTGAAGAAAAATCAGATAAAATCCGTTGTAATCACCGGATTATCTACTCAGCACTGTGTTTCTACAACGACCAGAATGAGTGGTAACCTGGGCTTCAATACACTTCTTGTGTCTGACGCAATTGCAGCTTTTGAAATCACGGACAATAAAGGAGTGAAGCATACAGCTGATTCAATCCAGGAACTCGAACTCGCGATGCTTCAAAAGGAGTTTGCCACAATCGTACCGACCGATGACTTACTAAAACAACTAAGCCAACAGTAA
- a CDS encoding DUF5381 family protein codes for MENKIEENNIKIYDDRVEVVYTSGGVGCMLTGGGIMFLASLFILFYIVPTSGFVRAFIGVIIGGFGALFIGMVLFKVVGALLTGKAVYTVQDGYFKGKNKAVKIDEITDMKWAGSSLKYLAIKTTNRKTVKLSSYNLVPEEKVNQVINDYVIPNATPEFKKNWNKRMSNKGA; via the coding sequence ATGGAAAATAAAATTGAAGAGAATAACATAAAAATTTACGACGATCGTGTCGAAGTAGTTTATACAAGCGGGGGAGTTGGCTGCATGCTAACTGGAGGAGGGATCATGTTTTTGGCGTCCCTCTTTATCTTATTTTACATAGTCCCTACTTCAGGGTTCGTCAGAGCATTTATTGGAGTTATCATTGGTGGATTTGGAGCGTTGTTTATCGGTATGGTGCTGTTTAAGGTTGTGGGAGCATTACTCACCGGGAAGGCAGTATACACAGTTCAGGATGGGTATTTTAAAGGGAAGAACAAAGCAGTTAAGATTGATGAAATCACAGATATGAAGTGGGCTGGCAGTTCATTGAAATATCTGGCAATCAAAACGACAAACAGAAAGACTGTAAAGTTATCTTCTTATAACCTCGTTCCAGAAGAAAAAGTGAACCAGGTGATTAATGATTATGTAATTCCAAATGCGACTCCAGAATTTAAAAAGAACTGGAATAAGCGTATGAGCAATAAAGGCGCATAA
- a CDS encoding alpha-L-glutamate ligase, with translation MSEVYIIHENSEWTVHLTKRLEELGIPFEEWHLDEGLLDLSKEPPEGIFYSRMSASSHTRGHRFAPEYSAQVLAWLEAHGRKVYNGSRALELEVSKVKQYLELNKHGVTTPRTIATVGKQQLLEAAKPFEGRAFITKHNRAGKGLGVQLFQSIEALKAYVEGPSFEEPVDGITLIQEYIQSPESYITRCEFVGGEFVYAVKVDTSEGFELCPADACQIGDLFCPVGEEVEEKPKFQVIEGFKDPVIEKYKRVLESNNIQVAGIEFIRNETGEIFTYDINTNTNYNSDAEARAGKYGMLELAKFLESQLVAEYGAVAKTR, from the coding sequence ATGAGCGAAGTTTATATCATCCATGAAAACAGTGAATGGACTGTCCATTTAACAAAACGCCTGGAGGAGCTGGGAATACCTTTTGAAGAGTGGCATCTGGATGAAGGGCTGCTTGATTTGTCAAAGGAGCCTCCAGAGGGGATCTTTTACAGCAGAATGAGTGCTTCTTCCCATACAAGAGGACATCGGTTCGCACCTGAATATTCCGCTCAGGTTTTAGCCTGGCTGGAGGCACATGGCCGGAAGGTGTACAACGGATCAAGGGCACTTGAACTGGAAGTCAGCAAAGTGAAGCAATACCTTGAGCTGAACAAGCATGGGGTAACGACTCCGCGTACTATCGCCACCGTTGGAAAGCAGCAGCTGCTGGAAGCGGCAAAACCATTTGAGGGAAGAGCCTTTATCACGAAGCACAATCGAGCTGGAAAAGGGCTTGGCGTGCAGTTGTTTCAATCTATTGAAGCACTTAAGGCATATGTGGAGGGCCCGTCGTTTGAGGAACCTGTTGATGGAATAACACTGATTCAGGAATATATCCAGTCTCCTGAAAGTTATATCACTCGCTGTGAGTTTGTCGGCGGAGAATTTGTTTACGCAGTAAAAGTTGATACATCAGAAGGATTTGAATTATGCCCGGCAGATGCCTGCCAGATCGGCGACCTGTTCTGCCCTGTAGGGGAAGAAGTAGAGGAAAAGCCGAAATTCCAAGTGATTGAAGGCTTTAAAGATCCCGTTATTGAAAAATATAAGAGAGTATTAGAATCAAATAATATTCAAGTAGCCGGAATTGAATTTATCAGAAATGAGACTGGTGAAATTTTTACTTACGATATTAATACAAATACGAATTACAATTCAGACGCAGAAGCAAGAGCAGGTAAATACGGAATGTTAGAGCTTGCAAAGTTTCTAGAATCACAACTGGTTGCGGAATATGGAGCAGTCGCAAAGACCCGTTAA